Part of the Desulfurococcaceae archaeon genome is shown below.
GAAGACTACATAAACGTGTATAAATTCAACCGCAACGTCACTAGAGTAATATTCATGGAGAACATTAATAACGCTGAAAGAATAGCCGAGGCCGTTACCGATATAAAGCTTGGCGGAGGCACGGACATATACAGGGTTCTAGAGCATATGTTGAACGACTGCGTGAGAATTCCCGTAGAACTTAAGAGAAACGAGAAAGTACAGCAACTGGAAAGCTTCAAGATGATCTTGATAACGGACGGCAACCCCACCGTAGGTGTGAAAGATGAGAGTAGAATCGTAAACATGGCGGAGAGGCTCGGAAAACACATATCGCTATCCCTCGTTATAGGTGTGGGTGATGACTACAACGAGAAGCTCCTCATGGAGGTGGCCGCTAAGACGAACGGCTTCTTCGAGCATTTAAGCGACCCCACCAACATGCCTCAAATAGTTGAGAGAATGGTATCTAGGTATAAAGAGCTTAGTGCTGGGAATACGAAGTTATTCGTACGTACAGCGCCCGGAATAGGGATCTACGTGTACAACCGGCCTACTTTCAATATCGCGGGAGGCGTTGAAATTGACGTGGGCGACGTGTACGGGGGTGATGTCATAGACGTTATCGGAGAATTCATAGTTCCCCCTCAAAAGAGGGGAAAGGTGTACCTTGCTTCCATTTCCGCTAGTTACGTAACCAGCGAGGGTAAATCATCAATGACGGAGACGGTGTCCCTATCAATACCCTGTCTACACAGTATATCCCCAGATTTACTCGAAGTAGACGAGACTACATACAAAGCAGTCAACGCGATGAGAATGGCTTCCGCGCTCGCTAAAGACCTATACGGTGACCTGTCCGCTGAGAAGCTGGAAAAAGCTGTTGAAGAACTATTGAATACCACTATTTCAATCGATCGAAGAGACCTGTATGCCAGGACAATAGACTTAAAGTCTCAACTCGAAAGGGAGGGTTTATCGCCGGAAGTGGTTAAAAAACTCGTAGCATTAATATCGAAGATCCTCAGCGGAAGATACGGTTAGGGTGGAAAAATGAGCAAGAAAAATGCTGGAAGGGCAAACAAGCAGGCTAAACGAATCGAGGAGTCTCCCACCACGAATATGCAAATACTGGTCCTCATAGTGAGAAGCATGTCGGGGCCAACACAGCAGGTCGTAAAGTTCAAGCCCGGAGACTACACTGTAGGTAGAGATCCCACCTGCGACGTCGTCATCCTAGACCCTTATGTTTCTAGAAAGCACATGAGGATATTCAATAGAGAGGGTACGTGGTTTGTTGAAGACCTGGGTAGCAGAAATGGGACTTTCGTGAACGGCGAGAACATTCAAGGTAGAGGCCCCGTGGAGCTCAGAGCGGGTATGGAAATTGTTTTAGGGTTTTCTGTACTCGTAGTCAAGGGTTTTGAACAGGGCTAATTTAGACGTATTAGCCTTGCTTAAAAGCATACAATGCGGAATAGTAGAATACAGGTACAGCGCTACACTACTTATAACTCATTGGTGCTATCTATGTTTTTATACGTGTGCAGAGGTATAGACAAGGCTAGCGTGTACATCTCGGATCCCCTTGTTCTTTCGTCACTACTACTAGTTAAAAACAGGAAATTTCTTCTAAGCATTTCTGGCAGGTATAAAGAGATAGTGGGACACATTATGAACGCGATCAAAGCTACTTCGAAAGACTGCCTAATACACCTTAGGTTCAGCGTCGCCGATAACATTTACCGGGTCTTTGCCTTGGGAAACGTAGCGGTTGCGGCCATACGAGAGAGCGGGGTGGGAGAGGTGGTTAAATATGGCGCTGAAGCACTCGAAGAGCTTTCATCCTCATTGAGTACAGACATGGCGGTATGGGTTTTTCTCGAAGAAATACCCATAGCGGGGCTTGATCCTGGCCTCGTGAGCGTCGTCAGCGCCTGCGCCGAAGAGGTGGATAAACCTCACATAGCTCTGTGGAAGAGGAAAGGATTGTACTGGTTCACTATTGAGGAATTAATAAGCGATAAAGGCAACTACACCTACGTTTTCAGGGCCCGAGATGCCCGGGGTAACGTGTACGCGCTGAAAGTGCTCAAAGAAGATACCATCACTACTAAAAGCTACGTGGACGCGTTCAAGGGGTGTCTACACGGGCTGATGATCAGCACCTTGAGTGAAAGGGAGTTCTACGAGTTCGTGGAGCTTAAGGGATACGATCGAGATGCCCTAAGAGATCTCTACGTTTACAGGAATTACGTTGTACCGGTCAGGGCCACACTTATTCCGAGAAACGCTCTAGATACCGACACCTACTTAGCGTACCCACCGGTAATCGTTGAGGATCTGGCATCTCTGGGAGACTTAGAGACCTTCATCCAAAGAAACGGCGCCAGAGGCCTAGAAGAAGCACTATACATAGCCACGAGGATCTCGGGGGCTCTGGCCTTAGCCCACCTCGTGAACATAGCGCACCTCGACGTAAAACCAAGAAACATCCTACTGTACCGGGATGAACATGCGGCGTACAAGTATGTGCCAAAGCTCGGCGACTTTAGTGGTGCTTTGGGAGACCCTGCTCGCGGATATAAGCTGACGAAATTGACGCCCGCCTACGCGGACCCAGTGGCACTCGCAAAGGGAGTTGCGGACTTTAAGTACGACGTATATAGCGTAGCCATGGTGGTTGCATTCATGCTAGCTAGTAGTATACCCAAGCACAGACTCATTCTAAATCTCATACTACTTCGTGTAGTTCACGAGTATCCGATACCCATGGAGGACATAAAAGACGATGAAAAGTCATTAAAGGAGTTCGAGGTAAAGGCGCTAGACGCCGCTACGCAGTTAAAAAACAGAGCATTATCCCTTCAGGATTTCATATACGTCGTTGAGCGGGATCTAGAACGCTTGGATGACGACTACATGCCATGGTTAAATGACATACCCAGACCTATAGCCAAAGTACTCAGAAAGGCGCTGGTACTGAAAAGCGAAGAAAGGTATGGAAGCTGCGTAGAGATGTGGTTAGACCTCAGAAAAGCACTAATTGAGGAGAAACTGGAAAGCTTACTACCGAGATAACTTGACCCGGGATCTCGCTACAAATCGTACCTGTCCAATCCCGGCTACAGAGACGTAGGGAACGACCAATCTAAGTCCTTCAAGTATTAAAGCTAGCTAATCAATAGACTGCGCGTGGAGAGCATAATGGGACATCAGTTAGAACTCGCAGCTATAGTGTGAGGCCCGTGGCTAGGCTACTTGAAGGTGAACCCTACCTATACCGCGGTGTATTGTACTTGGCTAAGGGGTATCAGCACCCAGTAGGGCTCGTGATAGCTTACCCTAAGTACACCGCCATTAAGCGGAGCAAGCTAGGTGACCATGAGAAGCTAGTATACTCAAGCACCGTTTACTGGGACTGTATTAAGCAAGGTGTAACAACCGTGCCTCTAGATGCTGCATACACATGCGTCAACTACGCGGTTTCACCTAGGGTACTCTACATTAAGAGCCTACTAGGGCCCCTCCTCGAAGCAGAGTTGCACTTAACGGGCTCAGCGATGATCTCGGAAAGCTTTAACGACGTTGACTTCGTAGTATATGGTGCGAGCGATGTCGTCGTAGAAAAGCTTAGAGCTATATTTGACCGGGGCATCCTAGATAGGCCCGTATCGCTGTTAATTGAAGAGTACTCTAAAAAGCACCGTGGCAGGCTGAGATTGGAAGAGTACTTATACCTGAAGAAAAACACCATTTTACATTGTTCTTTCAAAGGGATACACATCAACTTCAAGCTAGTAGAACTGAGTAGGGGGTATGAAGGCTGTATAGAGCCCGTGGAGGACTACTCCTACTACTCCGGTCCCGTGGAAGTCGTTAATGCCCTGAACCCCCATAGAATACCCGCTAGGTATAAGGCATTTGCAGGGAGCCAGGAAGTCGTCATAGAGTCCCTGAGGGAACTATACGCTGAACTCCCAGCTGGAAGGTACTACGCCATAGACTCGAGGATTGAGAAAAGAAAAAGCGGCTTGTACCTGGTACCTGATCATGGGGTTCTCAGGCCGTTTGTTTAGTCGCAAACAGTCTTCTACCCGACCACCTCATCGACAGATACTCCTCCACGTTAAAACCACAAGCCTTAATTATTTCTTCATGTAAGTTTCTGTAAAGGCTGTATGAGAGCGCGAGCTCGTACTTATGCATGGCCGGACACACAATGCAACCTATTCTGCTGAGCCCTTTATCGTATAGTGGGTTAAGCTCTACTTCACGGGAATGTAAGTAGAGTTGTACCAACAACCTGGGCCATGACTTAATGGGTAAGGCCCTGTAAACACGAGGTAGTGCTGGGTTCTCGGCTATTCTGCGTGTTCTAGCTCTTAACGCGCTCTCGTAATCCCTAGCCCCGTCTAGATATAGCCTCACGCCCCGGTTTTCATACAGCTTCTTTAAAGGATACAGCTTTAAGAGCAGTGTACACCACCTATTTTCAACGCTCATCAGCCCGCGTTTCCTTATCTCCTCCAAGAACGCTGTTTTGGGCTCTAGGACGAGTAGTTCAACGCCGAGCTTCGACGAGATTTTCTTAACGTATTCTTGGGTCTCAGGGTATTCTAGGCCCGTATCACTGTAAGCTGCTACTACTTTCTCGGCCCCTAGCTCCTCTACGGCTAGTAGAAGAACGGCGGTTGAATCCGCTCCGCCACTAAAAGACACGTGTATTTTACCCGGTGCAACGTACTTCTCATAGATCCTTCTTATAAAGCCCTTAGCCTCTTCAGCCGCTTCTTCTATTGTAGCCTTATTTAACTCCACGAGGTCACCCGGTGAAGGCTCTGCGAGGAGCTTAAAGCCGCGGACTACCAGGTCCTTCACTTTTACAACGCACCTGTCTGCGTCGAGCACCTTGCCGACCCCTGCGTACTTCTCCGTGGAAATCAACACGTATTCTCGCCCTCTACACCCTCTTCCGAGCTCAACGCGCTTGTTCTTCAGCCAGTGCTCATCCCGCTTACCAGCAATATCGGTAGCCTCGGCTCCGAGCCCTATGAGGATGCTGGCTAGAGCCCCCGAGGGTATTATGTGCCATTTGTTATCGGTCCCGTAGTATAGGATTCCGAGCCTGCTCGCCTCGCCGAAGACTTCTACAGCGTATTCTACTTTACTTTCCCACGCGGGGACCCTATGGAAGACTATGTGCCTCTTATCAAGTTCCACTTTTACGCCTGACAAACCATGAATAGTACTGCTAAGTACCTCCTTTTCATACCTGCCAGCAAGCCAAACATCGCTTCTAACCTTCCACCCCTTACCACTGCTTCTCAGTATCACTGGGACATTCTGCTTAGTGAGCCAGATCAGTGAGTGCATTAGACCACTCTAAACCCTACAATGCAAGTACCGTGTTAATAGCTGTCACCATTCAACTACGCTGTACGGGCATTATGGTGCCGAGTGCACTATTTTTAGCACAAGAATTCGTAGCCTAAGGGAACCGGTATTGCCCCCTCTGTTTGGGTATTACATTGACGGGTGCTTGATAAACGTTTTACAATATACCGAGGCATGTAGAGAAGTTTAACCAAGCTGAGATACGTTGAGGCCTCTACATATAGTCTCTCAACCACTCGTCACTAGGCCTGGCAAATGCTTTTATGATAAAGACGCGTTGGAGCAGTTATAACGACATCTACCGGTGGTATGTACACCGTGCTCATGACATCGACCCCTCTCCGTGCATTAATAGCTACTATCACTTACAGGGTCTTGCCAGAAGTGAATGATGAAGAGAAAAGAGGTAACAGCGGACAATTTGCGTGTAGGTGTAAAGTACGAGTAGAGCACCTCACTTAGGGCATGTTCTCGGTGGTATTATACGTCATTACGCGTAATAACAAAACTCTTTTAGGAGCATTATTCGACTAATATGGCAGTTACGAGGTGTTTATGGTATTCCAGCCAGTATGCTATATGTGGGTTCAAAGGAAGACATTAGCAGGCTCTTCCATTACATCAAAGAGCTGACACCTCCAAGTAGTATTATTGGTTATAAAGTCCAAGAAGGGAGTGTTGTTTTCGGCGCCCTCGAAAGGCCGGAGGAGCTGGTATTGGGGCTTCCTCCGAGGATACCCCAGTTTTCACCGAAGTACATACTACTACCGCCAGAACACGTGCTCGTCCACGTGAACAGGGACTACGCGGTAACCACGAAGCACCAGGTAGCAGGCTCAATAGTGCTTTTCGGTATAAAGCCCTGCGACCTCTTAGCCATGAGAATACTCGACTGCATTTTAATGGCGAGGCACCCGGTATATACTTCTACGAGAGGTTCTCTCAAATTAATTGTGGCGGAAGAGTGCTTAAGGCCCTTGGAAACATGTTTTTGCGGTGACGTTAAAGCAGGGCCTTTAATTGAAGATCACTGCGATATTGCCTACGCGATCGTAGGTGACACCGTGTTCTTCAAGGCACTTAGCGGGGCGGGGTTGGGGATTCTCAGGGACCTCAGGCTCTCAACTCCTGGTGAGAAAGAACTAGAAAAGTACATGGAAGCATCTAGAATAGCTACTGAAAGGGCTTCGGGTAAAATACCGGTGCCTCTCGCCTTGCGGAAAGAGCTGGTAGACAAGACGGCAAGAGTGGATCTGTGGAGAGACGTCTCTAGGAAGTGCCTAGCCTGCGGATCGTGTAATTACGTCTGTCCAACTTGCTTCTGTATAGAGCTGGAAGACATGCTACAAGGTGATGGCGAGGCCGCGCGGGTTGCTAAGTGGATTGGGTGCAGGACCTATACATACGGGTTAGTAGCAGGCGGCCACTTTAGGCGCGAGCTCTATACCCGTTACAGGCACTTTGTGCTTCACAAATTCGTTTTTTACGAAAAGCAGGTCGGAAGAACGGGTTGCGTGGGGTGTGGTAGGTGTACCACGTGGTGCCCAGCCGGAATAGACCTAAAGGAGTCCCTCCGAGAGGTGTCTAGATGGAAGTGACCAAGTTATTCTCGTATAGAAAGGCCACTGTTCTCAGAGACGTCGTCGAAACACCTGATACGAAGACCTTTACCCTAGCCGTTGAAGGGATATATAGCGCCGAGCCCGGGCAATTCAACATGGTGTACATGTGGGGCCTGGGAGAAGTCCCCATATCAGTTTCAGGGCTTCCGAGGAAACTGGGCGACTTCACGGTAATAGATCACACTATTAGAGTTGTGGGAGCCGTTACACGGGGTATCGTGAAAAGTGTATCTATAGGCTCTGTGCTTGGTGTCCGGGGGCCCTATGGAAGGGGCTGGCCGCTCAGGAAAAGCGAGAACTTGGACATCGTCGTGGTGGCTGGTGGCATTGGGCTAGCACCCCTCAGGCCCGCTATACAGTTCGTGCTTGAAAATAGAGATAAGTATGGTGAGCTAGTAGTGCTTTACGGCGCGAGAACGCCCTCGTTACTGCTTTACAAAGACGAGCTAAAAGGATATGGTAGGGAAGATCGCCTGAGGCTACTAGTATCCGTGGACATGGCCGAAGGTTTCATCCCCGATGTACCGATAAACTATCAAGGTTTCGTTACGGACCTGATACAGCACATCAATATAAACCCGAAGAATGCTGCTGCCTTCGTTTGCGGGCCCGAAGTGATGATCAAGACAGCGTGCCGGAAACTCGTTGAAAGAGGGTTCAGCAAGGAAAGGATCTACGTTTCCCTTGAAAGAAGGAT
Proteins encoded:
- a CDS encoding FHA domain-containing protein, with the translated sequence MSKKNAGRANKQAKRIEESPTTNMQILVLIVRSMSGPTQQVVKFKPGDYTVGRDPTCDVVILDPYVSRKHMRIFNREGTWFVEDLGSRNGTFVNGENIQGRGPVELRAGMEIVLGFSVLVVKGFEQG
- a CDS encoding VWA domain-containing protein, coding for MSITVEPRLAKLFIVEENEDVVPFIIRIRGIKAARTRSVYLVAVDNSWSMDGAKIFYAKQAVLQMLKHLNPEDYINVYKFNRNVTRVIFMENINNAERIAEAVTDIKLGGGTDIYRVLEHMLNDCVRIPVELKRNEKVQQLESFKMILITDGNPTVGVKDESRIVNMAERLGKHISLSLVIGVGDDYNEKLLMEVAAKTNGFFEHLSDPTNMPQIVERMVSRYKELSAGNTKLFVRTAPGIGIYVYNRPTFNIAGGVEIDVGDVYGGDVIDVIGEFIVPPQKRGKVYLASISASYVTSEGKSSMTETVSLSIPCLHSISPDLLEVDETTYKAVNAMRMASALAKDLYGDLSAEKLEKAVEELLNTTISIDRRDLYARTIDLKSQLEREGLSPEVVKKLVALISKILSGRYG
- a CDS encoding FAD/NAD(P)-binding protein, with protein sequence MEVTKLFSYRKATVLRDVVETPDTKTFTLAVEGIYSAEPGQFNMVYMWGLGEVPISVSGLPRKLGDFTVIDHTIRVVGAVTRGIVKSVSIGSVLGVRGPYGRGWPLRKSENLDIVVVAGGIGLAPLRPAIQFVLENRDKYGELVVLYGARTPSLLLYKDELKGYGREDRLRLLVSVDMAEGFIPDVPINYQGFVTDLIQHININPKNAAAFVCGPEVMIKTACRKLVERGFSKERIYVSLERRMRCGIGICGTCQLGHYFMCRDGPVFSIQEVEDYLAVEGL
- a CDS encoding 4Fe-4S dicluster domain-containing protein, translated to MGSKEDISRLFHYIKELTPPSSIIGYKVQEGSVVFGALERPEELVLGLPPRIPQFSPKYILLPPEHVLVHVNRDYAVTTKHQVAGSIVLFGIKPCDLLAMRILDCILMARHPVYTSTRGSLKLIVAEECLRPLETCFCGDVKAGPLIEDHCDIAYAIVGDTVFFKALSGAGLGILRDLRLSTPGEKELEKYMEASRIATERASGKIPVPLALRKELVDKTARVDLWRDVSRKCLACGSCNYVCPTCFCIELEDMLQGDGEAARVAKWIGCRTYTYGLVAGGHFRRELYTRYRHFVLHKFVFYEKQVGRTGCVGCGRCTTWCPAGIDLKESLREVSRWK
- a CDS encoding phosphoadenosine phosphosulfate reductase family protein is translated as MHSLIWLTKQNVPVILRSSGKGWKVRSDVWLAGRYEKEVLSSTIHGLSGVKVELDKRHIVFHRVPAWESKVEYAVEVFGEASRLGILYYGTDNKWHIIPSGALASILIGLGAEATDIAGKRDEHWLKNKRVELGRGCRGREYVLISTEKYAGVGKVLDADRCVVKVKDLVVRGFKLLAEPSPGDLVELNKATIEEAAEEAKGFIRRIYEKYVAPGKIHVSFSGGADSTAVLLLAVEELGAEKVVAAYSDTGLEYPETQEYVKKISSKLGVELLVLEPKTAFLEEIRKRGLMSVENRWCTLLLKLYPLKKLYENRGVRLYLDGARDYESALRARTRRIAENPALPRVYRALPIKSWPRLLVQLYLHSREVELNPLYDKGLSRIGCIVCPAMHKYELALSYSLYRNLHEEIIKACGFNVEEYLSMRWSGRRLFATKQTA
- a CDS encoding protein kinase translates to MFLYVCRGIDKASVYISDPLVLSSLLLVKNRKFLLSISGRYKEIVGHIMNAIKATSKDCLIHLRFSVADNIYRVFALGNVAVAAIRESGVGEVVKYGAEALEELSSSLSTDMAVWVFLEEIPIAGLDPGLVSVVSACAEEVDKPHIALWKRKGLYWFTIEELISDKGNYTYVFRARDARGNVYALKVLKEDTITTKSYVDAFKGCLHGLMISTLSEREFYEFVELKGYDRDALRDLYVYRNYVVPVRATLIPRNALDTDTYLAYPPVIVEDLASLGDLETFIQRNGARGLEEALYIATRISGALALAHLVNIAHLDVKPRNILLYRDEHAAYKYVPKLGDFSGALGDPARGYKLTKLTPAYADPVALAKGVADFKYDVYSVAMVVAFMLASSIPKHRLILNLILLRVVHEYPIPMEDIKDDEKSLKEFEVKALDAATQLKNRALSLQDFIYVVERDLERLDDDYMPWLNDIPRPIAKVLRKALVLKSEERYGSCVEMWLDLRKALIEEKLESLLPR